Sequence from the Cydia pomonella isolate Wapato2018A chromosome 21, ilCydPomo1, whole genome shotgun sequence genome:
GCAAAATGCTTTGGTATGTCCAGATtttctcctctgcaggtcgcgtttgtcaaccgattctcgtgataTTTCGTGAAAAAAAGCAGGTTCGGtagctattttatattttgtcatTTCGCTTTTATCTATGGCACtaaagaccattgtgagtttgCTGTGATAATTACTCAACGAAataagtactttttatttttacattttttaaactaaagttGCGAGGTCTGCAGCTCACAGAGCAACTAGTAAACCAGCGCTCCACCATAGCTCtgctattttgaaaattttctagAAActtaattgacaaaaaaaaaaaacatcgaacctgctcacataATTTTAACAGAATTAGCTGAAATGTGACAAGTAGTAGTAGAAAGTAGAACCTTTGAGGAGAGAGGGTAAGACCGCGACAATAAGTCAGTCGGACCGTTGACGAGATGAGGCAAGTCAATGTGTGCTGCCGCCAAAGTGGGCCCCGTGTGGAACCACGCACGCCGACAACAAGTCCATCCGACCGTTGAAGAGAGAAAGAGTGATGATTATATAAGTAAACTGATGGCTCTGTGAGCTTTAGACCTTgcgaacagaaaaaaaaatcgtataaatATGAAACCTGCTAACAAAACGAGACGAGTCGTTTAAGAAATTCGAGTACGAGAATAGAATCTGATGGAACAGCCGGACAGACatactaaatatttttgatgactgGCCACGTAAGTCCATCCGAccgttaaccttttgaacgccagacggcgaaggaaCATGCCGTGCGCCGGACGCAGGCGATCatgattatttaagcgaaattgaactttacggagtcccgcgttagtccctattgcattggcgaaactgtcggctgtagccgtcggcgtccttggcaagtctTTCAGATGTCGGTcatagccgacggtggcggtcaaaaggttaacgagatatttattatttatgtgtaCTGCCGCTAAAGTGGGATTTTGTGGTTTACCCtctatgtagcgaaaagcgcccACGAACAGAAAATTTTGCGGGTCGTTGGCAGTGTGTTAACATTTTGCTCGTTTGCAAGTTTCTGCTTAAtccaaagtaaattaaaaaacgtTTTCTTGCAGGCAACGGCGTGCTAGCGTTCGATAACGTGTTCATCAACGAGAACGCGTGGCACGGCCTCATCGACGACACGTGTGCGGTCTGCGACGCCGAGTTCGACAACGCACAGATACATAAGACTGACACCTGGCACGCTCTCAATCTAGTGTTGGTGGAGATTGAGATCGGGCCGGACAATAATGTCTATAGAAAGGTAATGTTATAGTAAACTTTCGTCATAATTAACATTAATGTCATCATCATTTATTGTATGGACTTACTGAAGACAAATAATCATCAGTCATGACTTTATCTTTTGGTCTTTTGCATCAGTCATCACTTTTTCACCGATTGGTTAAAGTTTCCATTAAAGTCTCCGTCAAAATCCATTTCTACCTTAAGAAGAAAACCGGTTCCCTAACCGGTAGGTATTTAAACTGCCACTTCATTAACCTTTATCCGTTTTTCAGAGCAGGATTCtccttattatttatataaattttataaatattgtttttaggtTGACGAGTCCACATTCCAATGCCTGACATGCAACATGGTTTGCGCTCAAAACACAATGGCGGAGCATTTCGAAGACGCTGAGCACAAGAAACTGTACCAACAGTGCTGTGTATCTGCCAAAACAAATAACAATCAGAAACAAAATGGTACAGAAACGGCAAaaaatgaactggcgaataaatCCTCGGAAAAAGAAGTAAAGGAAGAAAAAGCACAAAAGACAGCTGAGAAAGAAACTATTAAGGATGAGAAATCTAGCAAATCTCCTGAAAATGAATCTCCAAAGAAAAAGTCAAAGCAATCGCCTGAAAAAGAATCTAAAGAGGAAGCTACGAAAACAGAAGTTGAAAAGAAGTCTGGAGAAGCAAAAGAATACGAAAAGAAGGATACGAAGACGGCTGAAGTTGCAAAGCAAGAAGTTAAAAAATCAGGAAAAGGAGGCAAGGATGCGCTTGGAAAAACCGATAGAGACATTTGCAAAGGTTTAGGAGCCGTGAACTATATCACCAGGGATGTCTGCGGGAAGCAATGGTGCATCCTCTGCGATTGGGCCATGGACGACAGCGCTGTTAAAAGTCACATCGAAAGCAGACATCATCAAACCTTACTCAAGATGCACAAAGAGAGACAAGCTCAGAACCAAAATGGCGAACTCGAAAATGGCGAAGACCTTAATGAAAATATGAGCAGAATCTCTGATTCCGCGAGTGAGTTTCAGAAGAATGATATCAAGCTGGATTTAATTGACAGTGGCGCATACTGCAGAAAATGCTCAAAGAATATCGACTTCGATTTCGATGTGATTAAAGATCATATTGAAGAGCATAAAAAGAAACCGGCCAAAGAAGCCAAAGAAGTAAAAGAGGTGAAACCATTCCCAACTGGAAGTGAAACGAAATCTTCAACGAATCTCTTCACGACCCCCGTTCACAAGAACGATCCAAAACCAAAGCAGGAAAAAAGAGAATCTCGAGCTTCTTCGGTAGATTCCAATCGCGAACTAGATGAAATTGACGCGTTCGCAAAACAGCACAACTTGACATACAACATTGGCAACAGCAATGTATTCTGCCGCCTCTGCGTGACCAAAATACCGGCTTGTCTCAAGAACATGAGAGAGCACGTAAACGGAACAGGACACAAAAGCAAAATCGCCAAAACGACCGTTAAATCAACAGTAAACGCGCCCACTATGACTCCTTCGCATGTCTTCATAGACAACGTTATAACTGTTGAAAACATGTTCTCAAAGGACATTGTGATAAATGAGAAGTATGTGGTGAATATACTGAGCTTTCTGATGATCACGAAGAACGGTGCGACGCTTAGGTGCCAGGCTTGTGAGGTTAATGTAGCCATGTCGGAGATAGACAAGCATAAGAACACGCCGAAACATGAGAGGACGATGAATGAGGCTATGGTGGCTTCGTCAGAGGATTCGGAATTCATTAGAGAGGTATACAAAATACACTTATCCTATAGCGTCCCACCGTCCTAATAATAGctacaatgaaatttaaatggaAGTTgcttttttttgtttcgttcgagttctattttttcttgtatggtgCCGCCACTTGAggttatttaattcagttaaGTCAATGCTTTTTGGTCTAGGAGGTTgaagttgtttttatttttagtacacAATAACTGTTCGTAGTAATTTAGAGAATtaaaatttaaccggttaatgaTACCGGTTAATAGTGGTTTACCCCATTGAGTCAACAAGGAACTTATTTTAAAGATGCGTGGCAATAACTGTAAAATAACTACGTTTAGTATTTAGGGACACGTAGTACGTGTTTGTTATTCACGTTGGCCATATTAAGCAAATAAACGAATATTTGGGGAAATTTTACTTTCTTTCGATTGACCTCTCTTATCTCCGGGTGAACTATTTCAGATCCGCCCGAACCTGTTCCACTGCGGATTCTGCAACCAGCTGGAAGCCACCTGGGCCACCATGAACGCTCACCTCAAGAGTACGGCGCACCGTCAAGCTAAGGTTCCTTtccagatttatttattttatctgtcCCTGATTTATGACTCTTAGGACCACTTGCATCATCCCACTAAcctggggttaaccggttaaaccgttaacccagtgtcaaaatgtactggtaaccatggtaacctCAGGTGGCCCTTAGCGCCACTTGTACCATTCTACTAAAGCGTGGTttaccggttaaacctggagttaccatggttaccagtacaatttgacactgggttaacggtttaacagCTAACtctgggttagtgggatggtgccaAGTGGGCCTTAGTAGCGCGAGAAAgtctatagttcgtttttttagcattacaaAAAAGGTAGGcttatggacccgggtacgtccttaaactacgtccaaaagagaggtatgggcattgtgaatatcatctcgctttgtgtggtagggcacagccagtggatgtcattccagatctagagcagagcccaactggggatgtacctccaccttacagaaaacagcagccaaataacgctagaccctactcatagtgttgtgttcctgccggtgagtaaggttgtcagagctcaacgaggagggggcgggtttagggtcggcaacgcgcatgtaactcctctggagttgcaggcatacataggctacggagactgcttaccatctggcgggccgtatgcttgtttgccaccgacgtagtataaaaaaaagggtaaacaatcttgacatgaaCAAAAATCATGAATAAAAATGagttactattacttatgaaagcaaaagaatctaaatgatcgtatatgacatataattgttacatacttgatgtgacttatttttcaaaagagtTTTTCAATATAAAGAAACGTCAATACCGCTTACCTTcattctaatgctaaaaaaacggactatataATCTCTAAAGTAAGCTTTTACATGACCTAATTTTTCGTCTTGGATTACTCCGATTGTAAAACAACTGGTGTCCAATAAAAACATCATTAAAAGGTTATGGTTTAAAGATATGTAGAGGCTAACTGCCTTCTCTCTCTCTTAGCGTATGTTATCTAGAAAAGCGCCGTCTACAATTTAACCGACTACACCGAACCGGTGCTTAACACGAttagtgcttgaaaatgtaTATCTAGGTTCTCTGAAAAATAGCAGGCTTGGTTAGTTGAAAAAGGCGGCAAACTTGAAGAATGTAGGTGTATAGAACCAgcctcccatacaaattttgaactTCGCGTGTTCTACTGAGCTGGCTTGACAAAGTATAGTAACACATAAGTTTTTTCCAGACGTCGGCATCGTGGCGCATGCAGGAGTACGTGCCGATGATCGCGCAGCACAGGATGCGCCAGCGCATGCAGCTCGACTTCTTCACCAGGATGCTCGTGGGGCAGATGTTCGGAGACGACTAGACACGTCATACTGTTAGATGCCGATTATGATCGACGAAGTTCCTCTCTAAAACTACGTATGGATAACCCGGTATGTTTTGTCACTTAAATACCGTATAATTGATAAAAtcaattaaccggttaaacctgtagatttaaccggtttatttacaaatgaaatttattttagagACTGTAATATACATCTTCCTGATATTGGTTCCTACTGTATCTTTAGAGTATGATGCACAGTTTGGACAGTCAAggtctaaaatatcgaaaagaACTAAGCGCCAAAAAACATGTGTACACGTTCATATTGCTTAGACATTAAGGTactgtatagatatttttggtgGCTCTTTATCCTTATCGCTATTATACCTTGACTGTAAAAGATAATGGAGTACAGTAGCCATCAGAAATATAATCTGAACACGTCTTTATTACCAatgcgctagagtgcgtgtttagatatttatgaggacctcggccgctctgatatatttGACGGCGACTGTACGTGCCGGAGATAGAACAAATGTTAGGTACTAATGATTAGTCACATGCTGCAAGGCGCCGTTTAAAATTGACAGAGTTCGTCTGCATAATGTTTCATATAGAGATCGAATCGGTATGTTTTGTAGTTAAAAATACTCGTGTCTcaaataaccggttaaacttACTAATTACCGGTTTATGTGTTAAGTCTTATTTGATTTACCGGTTATTGAATAAAAGAAATCCGTTTAAAAGCTGTTTTATCTGGCATTCTATTACCGGTTCCAAATTACCGTATGTAGGATCGaaaatcctttaatttttcaatGGCTAATATTTTTTACGATGCAACTGATTAACGTTAAGtgtagtattttatatttaagatatTTCTATGTTTTGTTATGTAATATAAGTGATTAAAATGTACActagatttaatatttttgataagacCAAAAGAGATTCCATTTCGTTCGTGGTTTAACCAAGtattaaatatctttatttcgaaaCAGACtatacaacgtgttacaccAGCCACTGAAAGTGAGTAGTACACATTGTGGTGGTGGTACACGTTGTataataggtcatactgagcaacttttgaaaccaaccccgaaatcgtgtatacaaataaatacaataaaaaatatacaacgtGTACCCACGTCAGTTTCAGTGGCTGGTGTAGCGCGTAGTTGTTAGTAATAaggaaaaacaaataaatgaatacacAGTTATcctatacctttaaacgagcaattcttctatatatatatttcggggatctaggaaacggctctaaagatttcgatgaaattttctatatgggGGTCTTATCTCTGGCAAAAAGCgcatttttgtatgttttctgaGCTTACTCAAGGCGATTAATTCTAAAATTGCTCGACAAGTTTCGATCCATGACAAGGAGGAGGAACGTGAGTGtgtcattttaatataatatgtgtGAGCCTCACGGAGTTAATTAAGTAAGCGCATTTCCAATACAAAACGAATACACATAgcgtgttcttggcagtgaatgtgttaatttctGATCTGAATATTCCACTTTTATGATAAGTATGACATGGTCCATttcatttaacacattcactgccagacaaaaaacggcgcactaccccagaaaccggtggtctatagctgcgtacaaaacaacccgcccagcgggttgtccggcatctgaacaaagttcacgagcgcccaccaggtgggttcccatcagtgaatgtgttaaagttGTCCCaaatagaatttgaaatagaggtggattgtcaaagaaaactctAGCCGCAGTAAATGTGAccgccatctttagacacattattaaaacttttagaacgccattttctatgatccttattctttcactgttaagcgttaaatatcaaaaagtggcgtcatcTACTAGCTCATatctttggcctatgctctattagATTAGATGGagaaactttttgatatttaacaaatttatcccatatcagtgaaagaatgaggatcaaagtcaaatgaacAAAATGAAAAGGTGGAAAttgcattctaaaagttttaatcatgtgttaaaagatggcagtaaatttattgtggctactaaattttctttaagaatccacctctatttcaaattctctttagttGTACACTAGCTACACTACATTTcccttttttaaatttgtatgttttttgtttatactCAGGATCACGAGCTTTTTCGATGCTGATTTAAAAAAGCAGTATCCcttgatttttatttagtagTTTGTATGACGGTAACTGAATGGAAGGATttgaaaatgtatgaaaatttcgagacactttttttctccAATTAGGATCGAAAGAAATCTgcgtaaaataaacattaagtttctaaaatttgaataaaaagtgtaataaaatggTCGACTTATGCACAAAATCTGGCGTTCTCAGCTCGTCAGTATCATCGGTTAGGATGAGTACGTATTTCTAAGTGTCTCTTTGTGGGACCCTCAGTTGCCCCTTATTAATATGAGACAAAGTGGTCCCTTTTCGGTTGAAACGACACATTTGTTTAAACTTAATTACTGTGTACTTGAAtgattttggtttttttttatgtcctATCGTTAGTATGTAAGTTCAACCTAATAGGTATCGTAAGTTGAATCGTTTGTAATGTCGTAACTCGTAACTTAAGCATAATATTTAAGTTGTTGCTATTCGTGCCTTgccatttttaaattaagtaaagctAATTTTCTGTTGATTTCAATCTATTATCTATGTAAAATGTTGAAAACTTGTTTATATGTGATTTAAAATTCCAAATACTATAAAAATCATCTGGTCAATTTCTTGTGATAAAATTGTTGCTTTTACTATAATAAAGATTATTCATCATGCGAagactattattttatttactgtagTATTTAAACAGGATTAAATAGTACATTCTAAAGTGcgattaaaaatattgtgtgtgccccgggcggtacaagaattatAAACTCGTGTTCATTAAGCCCGATGCTGAAGGccagggcttaattaacacgagttgaAATAGAATTTTTGTTCCTgctcaatacatttatttcgaaaaaaaatcataaccgACACTCTTTATGCCAAATTGTCCCAAATTCAAAAGTTACCACATAACACTGCTAGGCAAaacctatagggagcgtgcatgaacggtaggaggcagcacaggagccgtcagatttttggcgcgaggcgtaaatgtgatgttttttgttccgatgtagcccacaagatggcagaacatACTaggcacaagaaaacacgtgacgtgtacatgtgcatgcgcatgtttatggttccgattcaggccacaagatggcagaccctccaacgcgcacggtccctatttcaatcaaaaaaattgacaataacaacttgggtttctatgtcaatgggagccgaatttcagcctaCAGTGCGAGGGGCGTCAACAAGAATTTACTCTTAAGATATCCAGGAGCAGAaggctaaaataaaatagaaaatagagtACAGTCTACAgagaaatattataatatatatactatatgaTATGTCAGGGAAATTGGTTACAAGGGGCAGCCAAGTAATATAAGTGTGTGTAGGTGATGAACGTGATGATGTTTAATCTATGATgtctattaataataatatataataacacCGCCGGCCTCGACAACTAgcgaaaacattgttatggcaggtgcccGGACCTTGCAATAACCTAGTCTCATTATctacccaaacttcaatccatagaccgttatactgttcactttttctacaatagtcccaatgcctgttgcgatcggtctattgttgcgcctgtgtaCGGGTTCCAGCAGacattctacatgacattaaagctctctaAGGGGCCTCTAgatgttggatctatatccccacgcaagcctatcaaaagaccgggatttataggcctgtgaaatccaaggagatacaaaaataaataataattcagcctatacatatatataccatacgtcccactgctgtgcataggcctcctctcatgcgcgagaaggtttgggctatagtccccacgccggcccaatgcgggttggggacttcacatacacctttaaatttcttcgcggatgtatgcagaaATTTCTcaatggtaaatatcaaattatattccGTAAATAAGTTCCCATAAACTAATcggtattattatttcattggcctttgagtctattacagactattcaaacagtgtcaggtagggcggcagcgcttttcatggctgtgtaggccaatacgggagcggcaaacacgacCAGGATTTCTATTGGCAGCATGAAGTAGGTAGGTGttgtaaaacaatacaaatacaaacggTTCAGTTTATTCCTGTCAACAATGTTCCACGGGTTAAATGTGTTGAACCCGTTTTACCCGCTGTAAATGTTGGACTGGTGGAATCGAGCCACGTTTTCTTGGATGAGGGTAGTAAATATGAGGGGCTGGTGTGGGTGTGGTTGAGACGCAGATATTGCCATCTCACTCGTAGCCCACTGCGGAGTGACAGCTGCCCTTGCAGTTCTCGCTATAAGGACCGTCGCAAGCGAAATATTGGCTGATGCCTGGGCATTTATCTGAAACAAAATGAATGATcaactgaaatagatattagtgacattatctatgaaaagggaccttactgtcggtggcgcttacgccattatcaacgatgctcccatattatgaagaacgccgcgctacgcagtgcggcgtttcatagataatgtcacattatATACCacagaaaaagtgaccaagccgGAGGCCGGGATTGAACCGGTGTGTCAGCTTACGTGACTAACGTCCTGACCAATAGACCACCCGGTCACGGCGGTTGGTACCTATCCCCTATTCTCGAGGAGgtaatattagtaattatgcTATCTTTGAAAGGCTGGATAGCACAAATcgaaaatatgtaataaaataagttcCCTAGTTGTAAAATTAATGATGTCttatttttacctaaaaataatcattaaaactATTGAGCTTCGAAGTAGGTAGGCTTGAACACACAACCTTCAACATATTGCGCCAAATTAATAGTTAAATCACGTAGCATTTCACAAGtattgtgtacatatttttggcactttgaccgttagatatttaatacctatacTGTACCATGATTGGGATAATTCTTTCACTGGACTGTGTGAATTCCGTCTAAATTCTGTGACATGTGAGTGGATATTTCCACACTGTTTATAGAGTTGTTTTACCATTACACACGCACTACTTGCAATGCAATAGACAAACGAACTTACTGGGACAAGTAGTGAAAAGCCAGTTACGACTCTGGCCTTATGGAAATAATCTTACAAAATTGCTACAATTAAAAATCTTACCACACTGTTCTGCAGTGATGCATTGACCATTAGGCTTGTTTCTAATGTATCCAGCATCACACACGCACTTATTCTTGCACTCGATCAAGCTTGGTGGTGGACAGGTGGTATGAGGCCAGTGTCGGCTCTGGCATGTTCGTTCGCGGGGACAGATGTAGACGCAGGAAGGGACTTCGTGGCGGGTGGCGTTGTCGCAAGACACCGGCTCTGGGCCTGGGAGAAATAACCTTGTTAATTGTGTACCTATAGTGTAAATGCgtcatacataggctacggacactgcttatcatcaggcgggccgtatgcttgtttgccaccgacgtagtataaaaaaaatacacatatttatgatATAATTTCCTTTTCTGTTGGTACCCAGTACTGTAGAACACAAGTCCACAATTTAGGTAGGTGGCCTTCATTTATCTTTAACGTTTTGAAAAGGAAAGGCAACTTTTGGTATTATTTCACGTTACGGGTTGAAATTGATTCAACAGATTCAAACTCACTTTGTGGCGTTTCTGTCGTAGTAACGGATGGCGGGTCCAATATTTTCGGAGGCGACGCCGGATCGACGTAAACGCATTTGCCATCTATGTCCCGTACGCGGTTTGATAAACAGTAGCAGTGCCCTTCGCAGTTTGCTTCGTTTTCGCCGTCGCATTGGAAGTACTCGTTTTCGCCGGGGCATTTGTCTGAAATTGGAAGTAGATAGATATACCTCGCTATTTTGGGAATAAAAGAAGGTGCAGAGGGAGGGTTAAATGTCCGCATGGATAAATATCCGTCGATTGAAAAGCAGGGTCCTTACTCGTATCCTTTAGGACGTTATTGTCATCCTCTAAAAATGTTTGTCGTTTGTTTAAACTTACGAGCGTAAGTAATTAAGACAATTCTCGGTTCGTTCGTGCATTAACAGTATTTGGAACTCAGAATATTGTTTCTCTTGAACATAGGTAACATACTATTGGCCTGGACTGGGAGATTAGTCTAAATATTTAACTGTTCTCTTTGGGTGAGAATGGTTAGATGGACTTACCACATTGTTCTTCCGTGACACAAACGCCGCTAGGCTCGTTTCTCACGTAGCCCTCGTCGCAAATGCATTTGTCCGTGCATATTATCTCAGGGCCAGGTGGAGCACAGGGTAGGGGAGGCCAAAAGCGGTTCTGACAGGATCTCTCTGGAGGACATCCGTGTACGCAAGCTAGGGTCTCGTGCCTGGTGGCGTTGTCGCACGTGAGCTTGGGGCCTGAGGGTAATTTCATCATGAAGTACAAAATTCGCGTAACGAGAATAATTTTCTCTATCGGATTAATATTCTAGGACATCTCCTTTTAATAGTTAAAGTGGGCTTAAACGTGATATTCAGATAATAACAGTGCAGTACTATCGTTACCGTGTTGCTGGTGTATCTTAGCTGGTGGAAAAGGAAAAAAACTTATGATTTTCTGttaatgtatgattttattacgtTTCGGGTTGAAAATAAACTTCAAACTCACATTGTGGGTTTTCTGTCGTAGTAGCGAGCGGTGGGCCCAATATTTTCGGAGGCGACGCCGGATCGACGTAAACGCATTTGCCATCCATGTCCCGTACGTAGTTTGATAAACAGTAGCAGTGCCCTTCGCAGTCTGCTTCGTTTTCGCCGTCACATTGGAAGTACTCGTTTTCGCCGGGGCATTTGTCTGAAATAGACAAAGCAAGCAATGCAGGCGAGGATTGTTCTTTCAGGAATAAAACAGAAGATGATGAGGCTTCATCTAACTCTCGTAGTGTACCTCATACTGTGCGCAAAGCGATTCATCGATCCTTAGTTCGCCGAAAAGCGTGCTTCACACTGTCTAGCTCAAACAGTTATGGCttgtataaataggtatttacaCGACGCGCGTAGGAtaagttaagtacttaatacCAATTCAAAATTCACCGGTTTTAATGAAATTCTTCAAATGGAAGAGTTTTTTTGCGATGGTTATTAGGTACTGGGCCACTTACCGCACTGTTCTTCCGTGACGCAAATACCACTAGGCTCGTTTCTTACGTAGCCATTATCGCAgatgcatttatttgtgcatttGAGCCAAGGCGCCGGCGGGGCACAGGACGGAGGCGGCCAGTGGCGGTTCTGACAGGACCGTTCTGGAGGACAGCCGAATCTGCAAGCCAGGATCTCGTGTCTGGTAGCGTTTTCGCACTTAAGCTTAGGACCTGCGTGAGACAATACCTACATCATATTATCCGTACATGTACGCgcaaatatacttacctaaccTACTTCAATAAAATGTGGCTAGGATCAATCCGATAAATATGAAAAAGCACCCAAAAAAACGTATTATGCTCAAAAATGTATGGAATGGACATGGTTCACAATATCAGCGAATGGAATTTCGTACAATTTTTTCTTCGCCGtaaagtaggtataggtaagcctcgtcagtggggcgacactcctcctttcggtcaTTTTCGACTCCggtcggctcagcattgctccgagcaattattagggttggcataACTTGACGTCTCTTTGCGTGCTCGACCACAGATaagacttgaattttgacaaccttaaatagccgaaagagatagtgccatacattagaaagggacagcatgattcgtccct
This genomic interval carries:
- the LOC133529642 gene encoding uncharacterized protein LOC133529642, which produces MSSVFNKNSILTGCVDYFCLACESQLRSDEDAIQHIGKPIHKKNLDATSFLDKHKDDRVRKIKKGYYCEFCNVFMRTAAKVGPHVAEPAHRENKSARPLSRQGNGVLAFDNVFINENAWHGLIDDTCAVCDAEFDNAQIHKTDTWHALNLVLVEIEIGPDNNVYRKVDESTFQCLTCNMVCAQNTMAEHFEDAEHKKLYQQCCVSAKTNNNQKQNGTETAKNELANKSSEKEVKEEKAQKTAEKETIKDEKSSKSPENESPKKKSKQSPEKESKEEATKTEVEKKSGEAKEYEKKDTKTAEVAKQEVKKSGKGGKDALGKTDRDICKGLGAVNYITRDVCGKQWCILCDWAMDDSAVKSHIESRHHQTLLKMHKERQAQNQNGELENGEDLNENMSRISDSASEFQKNDIKLDLIDSGAYCRKCSKNIDFDFDVIKDHIEEHKKKPAKEAKEVKEVKPFPTGSETKSSTNLFTTPVHKNDPKPKQEKRESRASSVDSNRELDEIDAFAKQHNLTYNIGNSNVFCRLCVTKIPACLKNMREHVNGTGHKSKIAKTTVKSTVNAPTMTPSHVFIDNVITVENMFSKDIVINEKYVVNILSFLMITKNGATLRCQACEVNVAMSEIDKHKNTPKHERTMNEAMVASSEDSEFIREIRPNLFHCGFCNQLEATWATMNAHLKSTAHRQAKTSASWRMQEYVPMIAQHRMRQRMQLDFFTRMLVGQMFGDD
- the LOC133529662 gene encoding zonadhesin-like isoform X2 — translated: MLRTLLMLALFGLCGADKCPNNQYFTCIGPYSANCTGSCHCTDGYGRDANGTCVSTAPPPIDNHPSPPPPITPSPVTTPTEAPPGPKLKCENATRHEILACRFGCPPERSCQNRHWPPPSCAPPAPWLKCTNKCICDNGYVRNEPSGICVTEEQCDKCPGENEYFQCDGENEADCEGHCYCLSNYVRDMDGKCVYVDPASPPKILGPPLATTTENPQCPKLTCDNATRHETLACVHGCPPERSCQNRFWPPLPCAPPGPEIICTDKCICDEGYVRNEPSGVCVTEEQCDKCPGENEYFQCDGENEANCEGHCYCLSNRVRDIDGKCVYVDPASPPKILDPPSVTTTETPQSPEPVSCDNATRHEVPSCVYICPRERTCQSRHWPHTTCPPPSLIECKNKCVCDAGYIRNKPNGQCITAEQCDKCPGISQYFACDGPYSENCKGSCHSAVGYE
- the LOC133529662 gene encoding zonadhesin-like isoform X1, coding for MLRTLLMLALFGLCGADPDIQCDPSQHLVVQCRDPCPPERTCQNRNGPELPCVPPMGPCTVQCVCEDGYAKNKYGGYCVTFAQCDKCPNNQYFTCIGPYSANCTGSCHCTDGYGRDANGTCVSTAPPPIDNHPSPPPPITPSPVTTPTEAPPGPKLKCENATRHEILACRFGCPPERSCQNRHWPPPSCAPPAPWLKCTNKCICDNGYVRNEPSGICVTEEQCDKCPGENEYFQCDGENEADCEGHCYCLSNYVRDMDGKCVYVDPASPPKILGPPLATTTENPQCPKLTCDNATRHETLACVHGCPPERSCQNRFWPPLPCAPPGPEIICTDKCICDEGYVRNEPSGVCVTEEQCDKCPGENEYFQCDGENEANCEGHCYCLSNRVRDIDGKCVYVDPASPPKILDPPSVTTTETPQSPEPVSCDNATRHEVPSCVYICPRERTCQSRHWPHTTCPPPSLIECKNKCVCDAGYIRNKPNGQCITAEQCDKCPGISQYFACDGPYSENCKGSCHSAVGYE